The following are encoded in a window of Pseudomonas sp. St316 genomic DNA:
- a CDS encoding metal ABC transporter ATP-binding protein has product MTVQETLILHPVGPLIEFADVSLNLGRTTILDSVAFQVEPGSIHALVGPNGGGKSSLIKTLLGQMPHQGRLSLQWPGEPGVIGYVPQALEFDRGLPMTVDDFMAAMCQRRPAFLGLSKHYAGAMEQALERVGMQDKRKRRMGALSGGERQRVLLAQGLIPTPQLLVLDEPMSALDEAGIQVFERLLQDWRQAGITVLWIEHDLEAVGRLADRVTGLNRRVLFDGPPRQALTPERLLTLFSTHPRTNGSAAR; this is encoded by the coding sequence ATGACCGTTCAGGAAACCCTCATCCTGCACCCCGTCGGTCCCTTGATTGAGTTCGCCGACGTCAGCCTGAACCTGGGCCGTACGACCATCCTCGACAGCGTGGCATTTCAGGTGGAGCCCGGCAGCATCCATGCCTTGGTCGGCCCCAATGGTGGCGGCAAGAGTTCGCTGATCAAGACTTTGCTCGGGCAGATGCCGCACCAGGGCCGCTTGAGCCTGCAATGGCCGGGCGAGCCCGGTGTGATCGGCTACGTGCCCCAGGCGCTGGAGTTCGACCGGGGTCTGCCCATGACGGTGGACGATTTCATGGCGGCGATGTGTCAGCGGCGGCCGGCCTTTCTCGGCTTGAGCAAGCACTACGCCGGCGCCATGGAACAGGCCCTGGAGCGAGTCGGCATGCAGGACAAGCGCAAGCGGCGCATGGGCGCGCTGTCCGGCGGCGAGCGCCAACGGGTCTTGCTGGCCCAGGGATTGATCCCCACGCCACAATTGCTGGTGCTGGATGAACCGATGTCGGCCCTGGACGAGGCCGGCATCCAGGTGTTCGAACGGTTGCTGCAGGACTGGCGCCAAGCCGGAATCACCGTGCTGTGGATCGAACATGACCTGGAAGCCGTCGGGCGCCTGGCCGACCGTGTCACCGGCCTGAACCGCCGGGTGCTGTTCGACGGCCCACCCCGCCAGGCCCTGACCCCGGAACGCTTGCTGACGTTGTTTTCCACCCATCCACGCACGAACGGGAGCGCCGCCAGATGA
- a CDS encoding DUF6162 family protein: protein MTNTTTQVIRPAGAGHETLYVLLLCLVIVLVAGSVVAWHGEAEDTTHLASNQLDARRDLSAAEQGIYADLRVTLDEIRLLREDQSTLPGPQTLAEEGFAPFAQDASAVSRGGHAWQQLQDQAYFGASANSSVAGSFLMRIGEASDAASDIWLNRSNGLATPAALDDAALSAAGWQQIVAQFDAGVTRQHRH, encoded by the coding sequence ATGACCAACACCACAACTCAAGTCATCCGCCCCGCTGGCGCGGGCCACGAAACCCTGTATGTGTTGCTGCTGTGCCTGGTCATCGTGCTGGTCGCCGGGTCTGTGGTGGCCTGGCATGGCGAAGCCGAAGACACCACGCACCTGGCCTCGAACCAACTCGACGCCCGCCGCGACCTCAGCGCCGCCGAGCAGGGCATCTACGCCGACCTGCGGGTGACCCTGGATGAAATCCGCTTGCTGCGCGAAGACCAATCCACCCTACCCGGCCCGCAGACCCTGGCCGAAGAAGGCTTCGCGCCGTTCGCCCAGGACGCCAGCGCTGTCAGCCGGGGCGGCCACGCCTGGCAACAGCTGCAGGACCAGGCCTACTTCGGCGCCAGTGCCAATTCTTCCGTCGCAGGTTCCTTCCTGATGCGCATCGGCGAAGCGTCCGACGCTGCGTCGGACATCTGGCTCAACCGCAGCAATGGCCTCGCGACACCTGCTGCGCTGGACGACGCTGCTTTGTCCGCCGCCGGCTGGCAACAGATCGTCGCGCAATTCGATGCCGGCGTAACCCGCCAACACCGGCACTGA
- a CDS encoding PepSY domain-containing protein: protein MSKKSRSKLWFLVHSWLALPIWFFVLIVCVTGTLAVVSQELVWLVNPEMRASKPSDDAQLLSYDQVITAIKQAQPLTQVQGIVRPDESHFALEVSVTYPDGRPDKVYVNPYSGVIQGSAPTFNFRGFTRALHGWWLVPFTNGYSWGWYLVSLLGLPLLASLVTGLVVYKRFWKGFFRPTLRIRHGARIFWGDLHRLSGIWSIWFIAVISVTGTWFLIEALLSDNQISISSEPVIPVVARESVPLSADGLAPPQLNLDRAIEIAQQRIPGLEASFVSLPGNAYSHLEIGGRGWYPLMFQTATINPYNGDVAASRLLADRTTLEFVTESMRPLHTGDFGGLWIKLIWFFFGLVLSMMVLSGLLIWTKRTALATANALKRSQKPSRETRLAQALQPSVHRESSEGSL from the coding sequence ATGTCGAAGAAGTCCCGCTCCAAACTCTGGTTCCTGGTCCACAGCTGGCTGGCATTGCCCATCTGGTTTTTCGTACTGATCGTTTGCGTCACTGGCACCCTCGCGGTGGTCAGCCAGGAGCTTGTCTGGCTGGTCAACCCTGAGATGCGCGCCAGCAAGCCCTCGGACGATGCCCAACTGCTCAGCTATGACCAAGTCATCACCGCCATCAAGCAAGCCCAGCCGCTTACCCAGGTGCAAGGCATCGTCCGCCCGGACGAGTCGCATTTCGCGCTGGAGGTGAGCGTGACTTACCCAGACGGACGCCCCGACAAGGTCTACGTCAACCCCTACAGCGGCGTCATCCAAGGCTCGGCGCCGACATTCAACTTCAGGGGGTTTACCCGTGCCCTGCATGGCTGGTGGCTGGTGCCGTTCACCAACGGCTACAGCTGGGGCTGGTACCTGGTGTCCTTGTTGGGGCTGCCATTGCTGGCCTCGCTGGTGACCGGGCTGGTGGTCTACAAGCGTTTCTGGAAAGGCTTTTTCCGTCCGACGTTGCGGATCCGCCACGGCGCCCGAATTTTCTGGGGGGATTTGCACCGACTCAGTGGTATCTGGTCGATCTGGTTCATCGCGGTGATTTCCGTTACGGGCACCTGGTTCCTGATCGAAGCCTTGCTATCCGACAACCAGATATCCATTTCCAGCGAACCGGTCATCCCCGTGGTGGCGCGTGAAAGCGTTCCGCTGTCAGCTGATGGCCTTGCACCGCCGCAATTGAACCTGGACCGGGCCATTGAAATCGCCCAGCAACGCATCCCGGGCCTGGAAGCGAGTTTCGTCAGCCTGCCCGGCAATGCCTACAGCCATCTGGAAATCGGCGGCCGCGGTTGGTATCCACTGATGTTCCAGACCGCCACCATCAATCCCTACAACGGTGACGTCGCCGCCTCACGACTGCTGGCCGACCGCACGACGCTGGAGTTCGTCACCGAATCCATGCGCCCGTTGCACACCGGCGACTTCGGTGGCCTATGGATCAAGCTCATCTGGTTTTTCTTCGGCCTGGTCCTGAGCATGATGGTGCTCAGCGGGCTGCTGATCTGGACCAAACGCACAGCCCTGGCCACCGCCAATGCCCTCAAGCGTAGCCAGAAACCCTCCCGTGAAACCCGCCTCGCGCAGGCATTGCAGCCGTCGGTCCACCGTGAGTCGTCGGAGGGCAGCCTGTGA
- a CDS encoding thiamine pyrophosphate-binding protein, which translates to MNPSNTTSSPSRLSLFWHKWRFHLNVLLLLIPLGFMPKYLSEAALFRGDAGLGEREVGEVQVGPWSLRLAEFRNEAPRPQGPAGPMKHFNAALCERCIGQVKATYLRIGKPRSLRAAGVIFFGSPYRMGALLPVPPKTQPDAELWITLEGWDGSMHQASIPLRQASPATVAWLKNQGPKP; encoded by the coding sequence GTGAACCCGTCCAATACCACTTCATCACCGTCACGCCTGAGCCTGTTCTGGCATAAATGGCGCTTTCACCTCAACGTGCTGTTGTTGCTGATCCCCTTGGGGTTCATGCCCAAGTATCTATCCGAAGCCGCGCTGTTTCGCGGAGATGCCGGGCTTGGTGAGCGAGAAGTCGGCGAAGTCCAGGTCGGCCCCTGGAGCCTGCGCCTGGCGGAATTTCGCAACGAAGCCCCACGCCCCCAAGGGCCGGCGGGGCCCATGAAGCACTTCAACGCGGCCCTGTGCGAACGCTGTATCGGCCAGGTCAAGGCCACCTATCTGCGCATCGGCAAACCCCGCAGCCTGCGGGCCGCCGGGGTGATTTTCTTCGGCTCGCCCTATCGCATGGGCGCCTTGTTGCCGGTCCCGCCAAAGACCCAGCCCGATGCCGAACTGTGGATAACCCTCGAGGGCTGGGACGGTTCGATGCACCAGGCCTCCATTCCCCTGCGCCAGGCCTCCCCGGCCACCGTTGCCTGGCTGAAGAACCAAGGACCCAAACCATGA
- a CDS encoding zinc ABC transporter substrate-binding protein codes for MPIASQRRPLLRLLLIGLLACLFTSQAYAETAKRLRIGITLHPYYSYVANIVGDKAEVVPLIPAGFNPHAYEPRAEDIKRISGLDVIVLNGVGHDDFADRMIAASETPNVKVIEANENVPLLAATGTAARGAGKVVNPHTFLSISASIAQVNNIARELGKLDPDNAKAYTQNARAYGKRLRQMRAAALAKLTQAPNAELRVATVHAAYDYLLREFGLEVTAVVEPAHGIEPSPSQLKKTIDQLRELDVKVIFSEMDFPSTYVDTIQRESGVKLYPLSHISYGDYSPEKYEKEMAGNLDTVVRAIQESGA; via the coding sequence ATGCCTATTGCATCCCAACGCCGCCCCTTGCTGCGCCTGCTGCTGATCGGCCTGCTGGCCTGCCTGTTCACCTCGCAGGCGTACGCCGAAACAGCCAAGCGCCTGCGCATCGGCATCACCCTGCATCCTTATTACAGCTATGTGGCCAACATCGTCGGCGACAAGGCCGAGGTCGTGCCGCTGATCCCGGCCGGTTTCAACCCCCATGCCTATGAACCTCGGGCCGAGGACATCAAGCGCATCAGCGGCCTCGACGTGATCGTGCTCAACGGCGTGGGGCACGACGACTTCGCCGACCGCATGATCGCCGCCAGCGAAACCCCGAACGTGAAAGTGATCGAGGCCAATGAAAACGTGCCCCTGCTGGCTGCCACCGGCACGGCGGCCCGTGGCGCGGGCAAGGTCGTGAACCCGCACACGTTCCTGTCCATCAGCGCCTCCATTGCCCAGGTCAATAACATCGCCCGGGAGTTGGGCAAACTCGACCCGGACAACGCCAAGGCCTACACCCAGAACGCCCGCGCCTACGGCAAGCGCCTGCGGCAGATGCGCGCCGCCGCCCTGGCGAAACTGACCCAGGCCCCCAATGCCGAGTTGCGGGTCGCCACGGTGCATGCCGCCTACGACTACCTGTTGCGCGAGTTCGGCCTGGAAGTGACCGCCGTGGTCGAGCCGGCCCATGGCATCGAACCGAGCCCCAGCCAGTTGAAGAAAACCATCGACCAACTGCGCGAACTGGACGTGAAGGTGATCTTCTCGGAGATGGATTTCCCGTCCACCTACGTCGACACCATCCAGCGTGAATCGGGCGTGAAGCTGTACCCGCTCTCACACATTTCCTACGGCGACTACAGCCCCGAGAAGTACGAAAAGGAAATGGCCGGCAACCTCGACACCGTGGTCCGGGCCATCCAGGAGTCTGGCGCATGA